A genomic segment from Oncorhynchus keta strain PuntledgeMale-10-30-2019 chromosome 9, Oket_V2, whole genome shotgun sequence encodes:
- the cplane1 gene encoding ciliogenesis and planar polarity effector 1 isoform X1 — protein sequence MELQLEVVLSSSIKRKKPWPRFCWLGLEKESVFLLDDKRISEINMVSGHTKKKTPKLQPLLPRVVTMAASQNGVWLAGLLVSGEMFLWSRDKDFLKTVAAVPTEAQLVTAAQGSGVCLSLVVSGDGMRVLLLTVTGQVFLWECVHARDLAGVRDCTARGRWAQIQHPGNTALPSPKDKEASQHSIFVRGEAVGDICLSAFVFTSEVELSVTFLKIQWEEGQRSSPVGYSVRWVTKTYPMSCLTPPCRPVRSRGSLVPAFSPDGLLLAVVLNQRDPRATQVLFVSTQNFVMVSSGLGGCGSKKLVIPSKYVRSYWVGSVSWAAGGLYLACVLKRGSFLMLARLGGLLSLSTSGCSVDFGPAHFLPLHPLVTYRPPVSVGGAGVDPLSSSSLSVRDVLRQRYSVTWHPRLPYLIVSDGYMATVLRVPEQPSPATLLRALLHDTSQGLESASRALERTQPHARVWLESISCLNPSSSLQELRARPTPVPTPTATATSTLPLFLQDQGDLGDTRELIQRVQALFEDDSDLEGPPAGSHVEDHGRLEFASMFDTLHALSDTLADLDPSSRPDPDASSADSERNPPALPPELRGVHGSLLTAWALGVSLGGVMEQRERLLKYTVRCAVRFAALLRLISIPSSHTGKRKNSTIPFSSRLLHLLRTLLSFLPWGAPHTGGRSCLGLVVELTQQLVGLLLSSPPDLSQTGQASSEPSSQTLSTALLLLQLTSHSMDHTYSLQQKCAHTDVYCVLFLQEEGRGPSQQDLPLPQWPSSRLRGAWRAVYRHTLQYWEELKYRRSGTDWKEEQGRVSVILSQIQTALQGMGERLEEGPTLLSYTGEQHFLFGSYSESAQTWRAELWAERERDGPRSAFLETRLLLSLLYGLLFQYRLKEAQGLGDHMARLLLHQAGPHGDDSAHNAEEALPGSWLPGEVHREAACAVVQTLGRFMASYFTNQPLLILPPHSVDVLPPLHLSHAPGVGRLVPLCQEGVAGAVRGQQLSEVWTVDYALDLLLQGGLLPEATWLAHRLGDWKTAVSLGLAYTTYSTEHCDFTGLRWRELHLPAALEPVSLFQGQLESLLGRKARSEETQGDEENYKSFTDSLEGEDVELLQGSVQEILKASVMAGVDVLSQPLGALLDSAKDLSSCLPALVPMGLYLPAPPLYCPQPAPNTQDPSGGFGQLLEGASRHRVSGVLQRVLLLLRSARCSRPAAQWYISHLRRSRHRLDKIRQKYSQQQCVTKAFPEALMKFVTRSGFFRLGPSGDGTMDSVTIQTIICFRELCGLCWMLNVRDQLSMSCRKYQAARNHGRDPQVPADDSGVTAACEEALHWACRFLPFSRFLNAEEILQDTLLSLVSELPPVPLVAETLVHAFPEEEESVRVPLREKYNSLLRRLRHCTVPASGQNGEKRDEEEGEEVMMILVQERLRQRRKDLKRLARHLAPLELYLWEREEEQDRGGGGQGAVALLERFSLGASLSNSTLTDCGRPLVYSDGDTAENSVALSPDLHSRPPHSISKRVRVQDRADKPGSQVGVVEGGSTQEEDQSCTGPAQDPTVGEDSPSLTLPVVGTWEFELEDAEYLRFLELFLSYVLEKDGPDPDAGCDPPLLKGFCSQLRERELHSLTFDVLTTLRRRQRDGHQATRRQGGSDAPVFRAGHCYKPVLVTTPLFLHSELPTPRPSMSVSVLSLPGLRTGRQQGLFGFSLQARSASPAPEPAPQRSRLGSKSSPGQSSVPWEQPSEGWAFGPLCSVEAVELQQELEPKLEAQFPGLGRLLEWMVRWADKRVLLGQPSRMKEREAGGGEVAGGGVVIRVKASAPAVLTALSMLEHRYTAALLGMDHYNANLQVPERQWTVAPVLQPEVGWKLERESSVDTGYPASAGTPITLPDQDPQHCELSYGSQTEGVERVTSQETSQLSDPVGVNLNPDSGVADFPDNKCDLSAEKGEDSNADEALRSSASLAILNISVHIKSLRPTLSPPGQALTLADLRCSEREEDIVSSQEEAENLLSHGSLRRPSDITEEVTRNITLSEVSGSDSPPNASFQPLPGAGPQAGAQAADSAPNGGLPQESTNTTPAPASASAPNQTLPAQTDPVRQLLQDELFRLVQLQQINFMSLMQVVGASFVNLPVLQNNTLPAQSNVPYPHPNTPLSHPNTLLPHLNLTPSQNNMSPMPQTQSSVQAPLASEPLSGGHRRADQPPIHEMQPLAVHPEPLRDIQGQTRTLISSSHGLQTTVDPTCSAPLLLPFGGSSQVTAPYSSGLKLLQLHPPLLSLQRHGKTAPVREAWGPPSERRPSTAVPPHLNPSQYDPAALRRAEERSREAERESTAPPSHLNLTQYAHYPSNQAPRNTLPPLQNPETRVERSRGAEPCHLPPTLPSHRPPPVHGLPLLRFHPDPRPPTTFALIPLPHSSRPLTVTPAAMGHNPRLQLLQRDADPPRMMLPEATPPARVPHLIPLGELMGWAAGRQRGAEGRLQLLRVDPQAQNPTPATPSTRTNSSSRQKRRVERLRREGEKAEVTFRPEDSIILPLECNEDEPAEPVLGEGYVFPLGTFDSVLTGQGLVDKALSTAAELHAFASTHKRPPESHDACTNTDPASPHSDTGISAQPTVTSAASGPASLPPELFLNLRFPRDPPVHDTETSGEKRPERNTGRQFINVIDLEDGALLQELPSCPRPAVRDHDVTPSQPSPPTSAQLHLLAASVTNSAPSELTADTSTEDDQLQAQPSGLSQCFSVASLPPAHPEPSGDPVTRSLLQERRAPGRSLETHRGAPSRAPVIQVAARLSEMDAQLAALQNIADHMEREFANTRLLVRTIETLGPAMAPERVEGRTPVNKTVTLAVSPEGWRSRLSVHHDPELAGLRPEEEEQEEGPDSVVVSSAPWVVKQPSSLSPHAHAVQSTSTLHQPTPTGLWLSPVRPEPEQRVWDMGQDLTDTMDGAPGTWAEETLGLSGLSDVADILTELVRGGGISPTALGLSHTQAARLNSRLDQQQSGRVGQRGMRAEEERRELRVWMRRKQREKLVEYRRQREEKRERERKPFSAPVTLKPTSKDININKKIKEEKDKTVLLEHHNQRARDACSLITDLLTTPLTLPTNANRTLNLPSTSSRPSSTRPLTAQTVGSTRSSPRGRSLSVGGRRRTSTKPQTGRARSLSSPGVTPRSERRPASSGGQETLTSRLGLHRPASFLPGDRLSHVTRRGMITDLRGRTGTGLMTPSQQEWRREVIQSSSGWRGGGAREQRETEEREEEVVSPWNPPPEICRLLGLENSEGQGGVVARAGGAGLDRLDTLSESTGSILSKLDWAAIESIVASEGAI from the exons ATGGAGCTGCAGCTGGAGGTTGTGTTGTCATCGAGCATCAAACGGAAGAAACCATGGCCACGGTTCTGTTGGCTCGGATTG GAGAAGGAGTCTGTTTTCCTGCTAGATGACAAGCGGATCAGTGAGATCAACATGGTGTCTGGACACACCAAGAAGAAGACCCCCAAGCTGCAGCCCCTGCTCCCCAGGGTGGTAACCATGGCCGCATCCCAGAATG GTGTGTGGCTTGCCGGATTGCTGGTCTCAGGAGAGATGTTTCTATGGAGCAGGGACAAAGACTTCTTGAAGACCGTGGCAGCAGTCCCGACAGAAGCTCAGCTCGTCACTGCAGCACAAG GGTCTGGCGTGTGCCTGTCTCTGGTAGTTTCAGGGGATGGGATGCGGGTGCTGCTGTTGACTGTGACAGGGCAGGTGTTCCTGTGGGAGTGTGTGCACGCGCGTGACCTGGCAGGGGTACGGGATTGTACTGCTAGAGGACGCTGGGCACAGATACAGCATCCTGGAAACACTGCTCTGCCATCCCCAAAGGACAAGGAGGCATCTCAACACAGCATCTTCGTCAGAGGGGAG GCAGTGGGCGATATCTGCTTGTCAGCTTTTGTTTTCACCTCGGAGGTGGAGCTAAGTGTCACTTTCCTAAAGATCCAATGGGAAGAGGGTCAGAGGAGCAG TCCTGTGGGGTACAGTGTACGCTGGGTCACTAAGACATACCCCATGTCCTGCCTCACACCACCCTGTCGTCCGGTGAGGTCCAGGGGGTCACTGGTGCCAGCCTTCTCCCCTGATGGCCTGCTGTTAGCTGTAGTCCTGAACCAAAGAGACCCAAGGGCTACGCAGGTTCTCTTTGTCAGCACTCAGAACTTTGTGATGGTCTCCAGTGGACTGGGGGGGTGTGGCAGCAAGAAACTCGTCATTCCTTCTAAATACGTGAG GTCGTACTGGGTGGGCAGTGTGAGCTGGGCTGCGGGAGGGCTCTACCTGGCCTGTGTGCTGAAGAGGGGCTCATTCCTCATGCTGGCTCGTCTGGGggggctgctctctctgtctacctcaggGTGCAGTGTGGACTTTGGCCCTGCTCACTTCCTGCCCCTGCATCCGCTAGTCACTTACAG acCTCCAGTCTCTGTCGGAGGGGCTGGGGTTGACCCTCTGTCCAGCTCTAGCCTGTCTGTACGGGATGTCCTGAGACAGCGCTACTCTGTGACCTGGCACCCGCGGCTGCCCTACCTCATTGTGTCTGATGGCTACATGGCCACAGTGCTGCGGGTCCCTGAGCAGCCCTCCCCCGCCACCCTCCTCAGGGCTCTGCTGCACGACACCAGCCAGGGCCTGGAGAGTGCCAGCCGGGCACTGGAGCGAACACAG CCCCATGCCAGGGTGTGGCTGGAGTCCATATCCTGTCTGAATCCTAGTAGCAGTCTGCAGGAGCTGAGAGCCAGGCCCACACCTGTACCTACCCCAACAGCCACAGCTACATCCACCCTGCCCCTCTTCCTGCAGGACCAGGGAGACCTGGGGGACACCAGGGAGCTGATCCAGAGAGTTCAG GCTTTGTTTGAGGATGACTCTGATCTTGAAGGACCGCCCGCTGGTTCACATGTGGAGGACCACGGTCGGCTGGAGTTTGCCTCCATGTTCGACACCCTCCATGCCCTCTCAGACACCCTGGCTGATCTTGACCCCAGTTCTCGCCCTGACCCTGATGCTAGCTCTGCGGACTCAGAGAGGAatcccccagccctccctcctgaGCTCCGGGGGGTCCACGGCAGCTTGCTGACAGCCTGGGCTCTGGGTGTGTCATTGGGTGGCGTTATGGAGCAGAGAGAGCGTCTGCTGAAGTACACAGTCCGCTGTGCGGTCCGCTTCGCTGCTCTCCTCCGTCTAATTTCCATCCCCAGCTCCCACACGGGAAAGAGAAAGAACAGCACCATTCCCTTCTCCTCccgcctcctccacctcctcagaacccttctctctttcctcccctggGGTGCCCCTCACACAGGGGGGAGGAGTTGCCTGGGTTTGGTTGTGGAGCTAACTCAACAGCTAGTGGGCCTGCTCCTCTCCTCGCCCCCTGACCTCTCTCAGACTGGCCAGGCTAGCTCTGAGCCCTCCTCCCAGACCCTGTCCACAGCTCTGCTCCTCCTGCAGCTGACCTCCCACAGTATGGACCACACCTACAGCCTCCAGCAGAAATGTGCCCACACAGATGTCTACTGTGTGCTATTCCTgcaggaggagggaagagggccATCACAACAGGATCTGCCTCTCCCCCAGTGGCCATCTAGCAG ATTGCGGGGAGCGTGGCGTGCAGTATACAGGCACACCCTGCAGTACTGGGAGGAGCTGAAGTACCGAAGGAGTGGTACGGACTGGAAGGAGGAGCAGGGCCGTGTGTCTGTCATCCTGTCCCAGATCCAGACAGCTCTACAGGGGATGGGAGAAAGGCTGGAGGAAGGGCCCACTCTGCTGAGCTACACAG GGGAACAGCACTTCCTGTTTGGTTCCTACTCAGAGAGTGCTCAGACTTGGAGAGCTGAGctgtgggcagagagagagagag ATGGGCCTCGGAGTGCGTTCTTGGAGACACGTCTGTTGCTGTCCCTGCTGTATGGACTGCTGTTCCAGTACCGTCTGAAAGAGGCCCAGGGGCTGGGGGACCACATGGCCCGTCTGCTACTCCATCAGGCTGGACCACATGGGGACGATAGTGCCCACAACGCTG AGGAGGCTCTTCCTGGCTCCTGGCTGCCTGGAGAGGTCCACAGGGAGGCAGCCTGTGCTGTAGTTCAGACTCTGGGAAGGTTCATGGCCTCATATTTCACCAACCAGCCCCTTCTCATCCTGCCCCCTCACAGTGTGGATGTACTGCCTCCCTTACACCTCTCCCATG CCCCAGGTGTAGGGCGCCTGGTGCCCCTGTGCCAGGAGGGTGTGGCGGGGGCTGTGCGGGGTCAGCAGCTGTCAGAAGTGTGGACGGTGGACTATGCCCTGGACCTGCTGCTACAGGGGGGGCTGCTGCCGGAGGCCACCTGGCTAGCTCATCGTCTGGGGGACTGGAAGACTGCAGTCTCCCTGGGCCTGGCCTACACCACCTACTCCACAGAGCACTGCGACTTCACcgg GCTCAGGTGGCGAGAACTACATCTCCCAGCAGCCCTTGAGCCTGTGAGCCTCTTTCAAGGTCAGCTGGAGTCTCTACTGGGCAGGAAAGCCAGGTCAGAGGAGACCCAAGGAGACGAGGAGAACTACAAGAGCTTCACAG actCTCTGGAAGGTGAGGACGTGGAGTTGTTGCAGGGTTCCGTGCAGGAGATCCTGAAGGCATCAGTCATGGCTGGGGTAGATGTGTTGTCTCAGCCCCTGGGGGCTCTACTGGACTCAGCCAAAGACCTGTCCTCCTGCCTTCCTGCTCTGGTGCCTATGGGCCTGTACCTGCCTGCGCCGCCACTCTACTGCCCCCAGCCTGCACCCAACACACAG GATCCGTCAGGGGGATTTGGGCAGCTGTTGGAGGGGGCGTCCCGTCACAGGGTGTCAGGGGTCCTCCAGAGGGTGCTGCTGCTCCTGAGGTCTGCCCGCTGCTCCCGTCCAGCTGCCCAGTGGTACATCAGCCACCTGCGACGCTCCCGACATCGCCTAGACAAG ATCCGTCAGAAGTACTCCCAGCAGCAGTGTGTGACCAAGGCCTTCCCAGAGGCTCTGATGAAGTTTGTGACCCGCAGTGGATTCTTCAGACTGGGACCCAGTGGGGACGGAACCATGGACTCTGTCACTATACAAACTATCA TCTGCTTCAGGGAGCTGTGTGGCCTGTGTTGGATGCTGAATGTCAGAGACCAGCTCTCAATGTCTTGCAGGAAGTATCAGGCTGCAAGGAACCATGGGAGAGATCCCCAG GTCCCAGCAGATGACAGCGGGGTGACCGCAGCCTGCGAGGAGGCTCTCCACTGGGCCTGTCGTTTCCTTCCCTTCTCCCGATTCCTCAATGCTGAGGAGATCCTCCAGGACACCCTCCTCAGCTTGGTCTCTGAACTACCCCCTGTACCCCTG GTGGCAGAGACTCTGGTGCACGCCTtccctgaggaggaggagtcagTCAGGGTCCCTCTGAGAGAGAAGTACAACTCACTCCTGCGGAGACTGAGGCACTGCACTGTCCCAG cCTCAGGACAGAACGGTgagaagagggatgaggaggagggagaggaggtgatgaTGATTCTGGTGCAGGAGCGGCtcagacagaggaggaaggaCCTGAAGCGTCTGGCCAGGCACCTGGCTCCCCTGGAGCTCTACctatgggagagggaggaggagcaggacagggggggaggagggcagggggcTGTAGCCCTGCTGGAGAGATTCTCCCTGGGGGCCAGTCTGAGTAACAGCACCCTGACGGACTGTGGGCGCCCCCTGGTGTACAGCGATGGAGACACGGCCGAGAACTCCGTGGCTCTCTCACCTGACCTGCACAGCAGGCCTCCTCACAG CATCAGCAAGAGAGTGAGGGTGCAGGACCGAGCAGACAAGCCTGGAAGTCAAGTAGGAGTAGTTGAGGGTGGGAGCACCCAGGAGGAAGACCAGAGCTGCACGGGCCCAGCCCAGGACCCTACTGTGGGGGAGGACAGCCCCTCTCTTACCCTGCCCGTGGTGGGGACCTGGGAGTTTGAGTTGGAGGATGCAGAGTACCTGCGTTTCCTGGAGCTCTTCCTCAGCTACGTGTTGGAGAAGGACGGTCCTGACCCAGACGCAGGCTGTGACCCTCCCCTGCTGAAGGGCTTCTGTAGccagctgagagagagggagctgcaCTCCCTCACCTTCGATGTCCTCACCACCCTCCGCCGCCGCCAGAGAGATGGGCACCAAGCGACCAGGAGGCAGGGGGGCAGTGACGCCCCCGTGTTCAGAGCAGGACACTGCTACAAACCAGTACTCGTGACCACCCCTTTGTTTCTCCACAGTGAGCTCCCTACACCCAGACCCAGCATGtctgtcagtgtcctgtcccttCCTGGGCTCAGGACTGGCAGGCAGCAGGGGTTGTTTGGTTTCAGTCTGCAGGCCAGGTCAGCCAGCCCAGCTCCAGAACCCGCACCTCAAAGAAGCCGCCTTGGCTCGAAGTCGAGCCCTGGTCAGAGTTCTGTTCCCTGGGAGCAACCATCGGAGGGCTGGGCGTTCGGGCCTCTGTGCTCCGTGGAGGCTGTAGAACTGCAGCAGGAGCTGGAGCCCAAGCTGGAGGCCCAGTTCCCAGGGCTGGGCAGGCTGTTGGAGTGGATGGTGCGCTGGGCTGATAAGAGGGTGTTGCTGGGACAACCCAGCCGGATGAAGGAGAGGGAGGCGGGCGGAGGAGAGGTAGCTGGAGGTGGGGTGGTTATTCGGGTCAAAGCCTCGGCTCCTGCGGTGCTCACGGCCCTCAGCATGTTGGAGCACAGGTACACCGCCGCCCTGTTAGGCATGGACCACTACAACGCAAACTTACAG gTTCCAGAGAGGCAATGGACAGTGGCTCCAGTGTTGCAGCCTGAGGTGGGCTGGAagctggagagggagagcagtGTGGATACAGGTTACCCTGCATCAGCTGGCACACCCATTACTCTGCCAGACCAGGATCCCCAACACTGCGAACTGtccta TGGCTCACAGACTGAGGGGGTGGAACGAGTGACATCCCAAGAGACCTCACAGCTGTCTGACCCTGTGGGAGTGAACTTAAACCCTGATAGTGGGGTGGCAGACTTCCCAGACAACAAGTGTGACCTTTCTGCTGAAAAAGGAGAGGACAGCAATGCTGACGAGGCCTTGAGGTCGTCAGCCTCTCTcgccatcctcaacatctctgTCCACATCAAGAGCCTCCGTCCAACACTGAGCCCACCAGGCCAG GCATTAACGCTGGCAGATCTACGGTGTTCAGAGAGGGAAGAGGACATTGTCAGCTCTCA agaggaggcagagaatcTGCTGTCTCATGGCTCCCTGAGAAGACCATCAGATATTACTGAAGAAGTGACAAGAAATAT AACTCTGAGTGAGGTTTCAGGATCAGACAGCCCTCCCAATGCCAGCTTCCAACCCCTTCCCGGGGCAGGGCCTCAGGCTGGGGCTCAGGCAGCAGACTCTGCCCCTAACGGCGGACTGCCCCAGGAGAGCACCAATACGACCcctgcccctgcctctgcctctgctccCAACCAGACCCTGCCTGCCCAGACAGACCCCGTCAGACAGCTCTTGCAGGATGAGCTATTCAGACTGGTCCAG TTGCAGCAGATCAACTTCATGAGTTTGATGCAGGTGGTCGGAGCGTCGTTTGTCAACCTCCCAGTTTTACAGAACAACACACTCCCGGCCCAGTCCAATGTGCCCTATCCACACCCCAATACGCctctgtcccaccctaacactCTCCTCCCTCACCTGAATCTGACCCCCTCCCAGAACAACATGTCCCCTATGCCCCAGACCCAGAGCTCGGTTCAGGCCCCTCTAGCCTCGGAGCCCCTGTCTGGGGGACACAGACGCGCAGACCAACCCCCCATCCACGAAATGCAGCCATTGGCCGTCCACCCTGAGCCGTTGAGAGATATCCAGGGGCAGACCAGGACATTGATCTCATCCTCTCATGGGCTTCAGACCACTGTGGACCCCACCTGCAGTGCCCCTCTGCTACTGCCCTTTGGTGGTAGTTCACAGGTTACTGCTCCCTACAGCTCAGGACTGAAGCTGCTTCAGCTGCACCctcccctgctgtccctccaGCGGCATGGTAAAACGGCCCCTGTACGTGAGGCCTGGGGACCCCCATCTGAGAGGAGACCCAGCACTGCCGTGCCCCCCCACCTGAACCCCAGCCAGTATGACCCAGCCGCTctgaggagggcagaggagagatcgagggaggcagagagagagtccaCCGCGCCACCATCACACCTCAATCTGACACAGTATGCCCACTATCCCTCCAACCAGGCCCCCAGGAACACACTGCCCCCGCTCCAGAATCCAGAGACCAGGGTGGAGAGGTCCAGAGGGGCTGAGCCCTGTCACCTGCctcctaccctcccatcccacAGACCTCCCCCGGTCCACGGCCTCCCCCTCCTCCGCTTCCACCCTGACCCACGCCCCCCTACGACCTTCGCTCTCATACCCCTCCCACACTCCTCCAGGCCCCTGACTGTCACCCCAGCAGCCATGGGCCACAACCCCAGACTACAGCTACTCCAGAGGGACGCAGACCCTCCTAGGATGATGCTACCTGAAGCCACCCCTCCGGCCCGCGTGCCACATCTCATCCCTCTGGGGGAGCTGATGGGCTGGGctgcagggagacagaggggggcaGAGGGCAGACTTCAACTCCTCAGAGTGGACCCACAGGCACAGAACCCTACCCCTGCAACACCCTCCACCAGAACCAACTCCAGCAGCAGGCAGAAGAGACGAGTGGAGaggttgaggagagagggagagaaagcagagGTCACATTTAGACCGGAGGACTCCATCATACTCCCGCTAGAGTGCAATGAGGACGAGCCTGCAGAGCCTGTTCTTGGGGAGGGCTATGTCTTCCCTCTTGGGACATTTGACTCCGTGCTGACTGGTCAGGGATTGGTGGACAAGGCACTGTCTACTGCAGCTGAGCTCCATGCCTTTGCCTCTACACACAAGAGGCCTCCTGAGAGCCACGATGCCTGCACCAACACAGACCCAGCTTCTCCTCACTCAGATACAGGCATTTCTGCCCAACCTACTGTCACTTCTGCTGCTTCTGGacctgcttctctccctcctgaattGTTCCTGAATCTGCGGTTCCCTAGAGACCCTCCTGTCCACGACACAGAGACATCGGGGGAGAAACGACCCGAGAGAAACACG GGTCGTCAGTTCATAAATGTGATAGATCTGGAGGATGGGGCCCTGCTACAGGAGTTGCCATCGTGCCCCCGCCCTGCGGTGCGGGACCATGACGTCACCCCGTCTCagccctctccccccacctcagCACAGCTCCACCTGCTGGCAGCCTCCGTCACCAACTCAGCCCCTTCGGAACTCACTGCAGACACCAGCACAGAGGACGACCAACTCCAAGCTCAGCCAAGTGGTCTGAGTCAAT GCTTCTCTGTAGCGTCCCTCCCACCTGCCCACCCTGAGCCCAGTGGAGACCCAGTGACTCGCAGTCTGCTGCAGGAGAGGAGAGCCCCAGGCCGCTCCCTGGAGACCCATCGTGGAGCTCCATCCAGGGCCCCAGTGATCCAGGTGGCTGCCCGTCTGTCTGAGATGGACGCCCAGCTAGCTGCCTTGCAGAACATTGCAGATCACATGGAGAGAGAGTTTGCCAATACCAGACTG CTGGTGAGAACCATTGAGACTCTGGGTCCTGCCATGGCTCCTGAAAGGGTGGAGGGAAGAACACCAGTGAACAAGACAGTGACTCTGGCCGTCTCACCAGAAG GGTGGCGATCACGTCTGTCCGTGCACCATGACCCTGAGCTAGCGGGACTTCGACcggaagaggaggagcaggaggaaggaCCTGATAGTGTCGTAGTCAGCTCTGCTCCTTGGGTTGTGAAACagccctcctctctttctcctcacgCTCATGCCGTCCAGAGCACCTCGACCCTGCACCAGCCCACACCCACAG GCCTGTGGTTGTCTCCCGTCAGACCAGAACCAGAGCAGCGTGTGTGGGACATGGGTCAAG ATTTAACAGACACTATGGATGGAGCACCTGGAAC ATGGGCAGAGGAGACTCTGGGTCTCAGTGGGCTGAGTGATGTGGCAGACATCTTGACGGAGTTGGTGAGGGGGGGAGGCATCTCCCCCACGGCCCTGGGGCTGTCGCACACCCAAGCTGCCCGCCTCAACAG CAGGCTGGACCAGCAACAGAGCGGCAGGGTGGGACAGAGGGGCATgcgagcagaggaggagaggcgagAGCTGAGGGTTTGGATgagaaggaaacagagggagaaactGGTCGAGTACcgcagacagagggaggagaagagggagagggaacgcAAACCCTTCTCGGCCCCAGTCACACTG AAACCAACGTCCAAAGATATAAACATCAATAAGAAAATCAAGGAAGAGAAAGACAA